A stretch of the Lolium perenne isolate Kyuss_39 chromosome 3, Kyuss_2.0, whole genome shotgun sequence genome encodes the following:
- the LOC127344133 gene encoding histone H3.3-like has protein sequence MARTKQTARKSTGGKAPRKQLAAGMAARKSAPTTGGVKKPHRYRPGTVALREIRKYQKSTDLLIRKLPFQRLVREIAQDFKTDLRFQSHAVLALQEAAEAYLVGLFEDTNLCAIHAKRVTIMPKDIQLARRIRGERA, from the exons ATGGCGCGTACGAAGCAGACCGCCCGCAAGTCCACCGGCGGCAAGGCGCCCCGGAAGCAGCTCGCCGCCGGAATG GCGGCGAGGAAGTCTGCCCCGACGACCGGCGGCGTGAAGAAGCCCCACCGCTACAGGCCCGGCACCGTCGCGCTCCGGGAGATCCGCAAGTACCAGAAGAGCACGGACCTGCTCATCCGCAAGCTGCCGTTCCAGCGTCTGGTGCGGGAGATCGCGCAGGACTTCAAGACGGACCTCCGCTTCCAGAGCCACGCCGTTCTCGCGCTCCAGGAGGCGGCCGAGGCCTACCTCGTCGGCCTCTTCGAGGACACCAACCTCTGCGCCATCCACGCCAAGCGCGTCACCATCATGCCCAAGGACATCCAGCTCGCGCGCCGCATCCGTGGCGAACGCGCCTAA
- the LOC127339954 gene encoding uncharacterized protein, producing MASADAMSEVGEEMASLPVTDDLLAEIFLRLPTAADLIRASAVCVSFGRLITTRSFARRFRKLHVPPLLGFIDEEQIFHPAAPPHPSAAAASATALVADFSCSFLPTPARARVWVHRDSRDGRILLDTDEAAVFKEMAVCDPLHRRYLLLPPIPEDLAASVEDPLAVEAFLVPPSDEEEEAAEETSFRVIWMAQCTTKVLTFVFSYNTGQWRAISPLCWNDSFPSLVPSEDTLFHFRQYAYGCFYWTSDSDAETDMLVLDTRRMEFSVAQPPEEAKSSYGLAMAMVEAGENRPGMFTVTSDTYALSYCIRRNKDGSLTQWDKNKTIPQGPGRFLIGSVPGYLLLYNYGRGFYTLDVKTFKLEKICQAILYFFLNLHSYSNFPPSFLSWPTISTGKFSFTS from the coding sequence ATGGCCTCCGCTGATGCCATGTCAGAGGTAGGCGAGGAAATGGCCTCTCTCCCGGTCACCGACGACCTCCTAGCGGAGATCTTCCTCCGGCTGCCCACCGCAGCCGACCTCATTCGCGCCTCCGCCGTCTGCGTCTCCTTCGGCCGCCTCATCACCACGCGGTCCTTCGCCCGGCGCTTTCGCAAGCTCCACGTTCCGCCCCTCCTCGGCTTCATCGACGAGGAACAGATCTTCCACCCCGCCGCCCCGCCTCACCCCTCCGCGGCGGCAGCCAGTGCAACCGCACTCGTGGCCGACTTCTCCTGCTCCTTCCTCCCCACCCCAGCTCGTGCTCGCGTCTGGGTCCACCGGGACAGCCGCGACGGCCGTATCCTCCTCGACACCGACGAAGCCGCCGTCTTCAAGGAGATGGCGGTCTGCGACCCCTTGCATAGGCGATACCTCCTGCTTCCCCCCATCCCCGAAGACCTGGCTGCTTCCGTGGAGGACCCGCTCGCTGTAGAGGCCTTCCTCGTTCCTCCGagcgacgaagaggaggaggctgCTGAAGAGACGTCATTCCGGGTGATCTGGATGGCGCAGTGCACAACTAAGGTGCTCACCTTTGTCTTCTCTTACAACACCGGACAATGGCGAGCCATTTCTCCCCTGTGTTGGAACGATTCGTTCCCAAGCTTGGTACCATCAGAAGACACTCTCTTCCACTTTCGGCAATACGCATATGGCTGCTTTTACTGGACATCAGACTCTGATGCGGAAACCGATATGTTGGTGCTTGACACTCGGAGGATGGAGTTCTCCGTAGCTCAACCGCCAGAAGAAGCCAAATCTTCTTACGGTTTGGCTATGGCTATGGTGGAGGCAGGAGAAAACAGGCCTGGGATGTTTACGGTGACGAGCGACACATATGCCCTCAGTTATTGCATTAGGCGAAACAAAGATGGGAGTTTGACCCAGTGGGACAAGAATAAAACAATTCCACAAGGCCCTGGCCGCTTCCTGATAGGTTCAGTTCCAGGGTACTTGCTCTTGTATAACTACGGAAGAGGCTTTTACACACTGGACGTCAAAACATTCAAGCTTGAGAAGATATGTCAGGCTATACTGTATTTCTTCCTTAATCTACACTCATATAGCAATTTCCCACCATCATTCTTGTCGTGGCCGACAATATCAACTGGTAAATTTTCTTTCACGTCCTAA